Proteins encoded within one genomic window of Manis pentadactyla isolate mManPen7 chromosome 4, mManPen7.hap1, whole genome shotgun sequence:
- the MAP3K6 gene encoding mitogen-activated protein kinase kinase kinase 6 isoform X3, with protein MAGPCPGSGTLERAGSFWQDPLAEALSQGRPLAAPPGRGCARSRPLSVVYVLTREPQAGVEPEAGAEVEPLPLRCLREACAQLPGPRPRPQLRTLPFGKLALGDTAALDSFYNADVVVLEVSSSLAQPSLFYHLGVRESFSMTNNVLLCSQADLPDLQALRDCAGSYTLIPYVVTATGRVLCGDAGLLKGLADGLVQARAGTEALLTPLVGRLARLLEATPTDSCGYFRETIRQDIRQARERFSGQQLRQELARLQRRLDSMELLSLDIIMNLLLSYRDVQDYSAIIELVETLQALPTCDVAEQHNVCFHYAFALNRRNRRGDREKALAVLLPLVQFEGSVAPDLYCMCGRVYKDMFFSSGFQDPGHREQAYYWYRKAFDTEPSLHSGINAAVLLIAAGQRFEDSEELQLIGMKLGCLLARKGCLEKMQYYWDVGFYLGAQILANDLAQVALAAEQLYKLNAPIWYLVSVMETFLLYQHFRPTPETLGGPLHRAHFWLHFLLQSCQPLKTACPQGDQCLVLVLEMNKVLLPAKLEFQGTDPMSAVILSLLEPETQDIPSGWTFPVASICGVSASKRDGRCCFLYALPPAQDVQLYFPSVGHCQWFCGLIQALVTNPDSTAPVEEAERVGEVLEFDYEYTEMGERLVLGKGTYGVVYAGRDRHTRVRIAIKEIPERDSRFSQPLHEEIALHKRLRHKNIVRYLGSASQGGYLKIFMEEVPGGSLSSLLRTVWGPLQDNESTISFYTRQILQGLSYLHDNHIVHRDIKGDNVLINTFSGLLKISDFGTSKRLAGITPCTETFTGTLQYMAPEIIDQGPRGYGKAADIWSLGCTVIEMATGRPPFHELGSPQAAMFQVGMYKVHPPMPNSLSAEAQAFLLRTFEPNPRVRASAQALLGDPFLQPGKKSRSPGSPQHALRPSDAPSASPTPSADSTTQSQTFPRPQATPQHPPSPPKRCLSYGDTSQLRVPEEPGAEDSACPEESSGMSLLHQESKRRAMLAAVLEQELPTLAEQLCLERDQDPRLGRNHVEELLRCLGAHIHTPNRRRLAQELRALQGQLQAQGIGPALLHAPLFAFPDVVKQILRRRQIRPHWMFVLDSLLSRAVRAALAVLGPEVKDAVPPKSKEASKEEESQLKQQETSVHLSRLPGEPEQEPTPLVVQLGLLRAETDRLRRVLAEKERECQALVQQALQRVNGEARTCVLASAPPSALTVDQGLVLWLQELNVDSGTIQTVRGRELDSHQPKTPPLPIFQLFSLSPLIQRISVLEEHLVSPAYHADEKTKAQKRVRSALARR; from the exons ATGGCGGGGCCGTGCCCGGGGTCCGGAACCCTGGAGCGCGCGGGCAGCTTCTGGCAGGACCCGCTGGCTGAGGCGCTGAGCCAGGGCCGGCCGCTCGCGGCTCCCCCGGGCCGTGGCTGTGCGCGAAGCCGACCGCTCAGCGTGGTCTACGTGCTGACCCGGGAGCCGCAGGCCGGGGTGGAGCCCGAGGCTGGAGCCGAGGTGGAGCCGCTGCCCCTACGCTGCCTGCGCGAGGCGTGCGCGCAGCTCCCCGGGCCGCGGCCACGGCCGCAGCTGCGCACCCTGCCCTTCGGGAAGCTGGCTCTGGGAGACACCGCGGCGCTCGATTCTTTCTATAACGCGG ATGTGGTGGTGCTGGAGGTGAGCAGCTCCctagcacagccctccctgttctACCACCTTGGTGTGCGTGAGAGCTTCAGCATGACCAACAACGTGCTGCTCTGCTCCCAGGCTGACCTCCCTGACCTGCAGGCCCTGCGG GATTGCGCTGGCAGCTACACATTGATCCCCTATGTGGTGACAGCCACTGGTCGGGTGCTGTGTGGTGACGCAGGCCTCCTGAAGGGCCTGGCTGATGGGCTAGTACAGGCCAGGGCAGGCACAGAGGCTCTGCTCACACCCCTGGTAGGCCGGCTTGCCCGCCTGCTGGAGGCCACGCCTACGGACTCTTG TGGCTATTTTCGGGAGACCATTCGGCAGGACATCCGACAGGCACGGGAGAGGTTCAGTGGGCAGCAGCTGCGGCAGGAGCTGGCCCGCCTGCAGCGGAGACTGGACAGCATGGAGCTGCTGAGCTTGGATATCATCATGAACCTGCTGCTCTCCTATCGTGATGTGCAG GACTACTCAGCCATCATTGAGCTGGTGGAGACACTGCAGGCCTTGCCCACCTGTGATGTGGCTGAGCAGCACAACGTCTGCTTCCACTACGCATTTGCCCTCAACCG GAGGAACAGGAGGGGGGACCGGGAGAAGGCCCTGGCTGTGCTGCTGCCACTGGTACAGTTTGAGGGCTCAGTGGCACCTGACCTGTACTGCATGTGTGGCCGTGTCTACAAGGACATGTTCTTCAGCTCTGGCTTCCAGGATCCTGGGCACCGGGAGCAGGCCTATTACTG gtaTCGCAAAGCTTTTGATACAGAGCCCAGCCTCCACTCGGGCATCAATGCAGCTGTGCTCCTCATTGCCGCTGGGCAGCGCTTTGAGGACTCCGAGGAGCTTCAGCTTATAG GCATGAAGCTGGGCTGCCTGCTGGCTCGAAAAGGCTGTTTGGAGAAGATGCAATATTACTGGGATGTAGGCTTCTACCTGGGAGCTCAGATCCTTGCCAATGACCTTGCCCAGGTGGCACTGGCTGCAGAGCAGCTGTACAAGCTCAATGCCCCCATTTG GTACCTGGTGTCTGTGATGGAAACCTTCCTGCTGTACCAGCACTTCAGACCCACACCAGAGACTCTTGGAGGCCCCCTACACCGTGCCCACTTCTGGCTCCATTTCTTGCTACAGTCCTGCCAGCCACTCAAGACGGCCTGTCCCCAAGGGGACCAGTGCTTG GTGCTGGTGCTGGAGATGAACAAGGTGTTGCTGCCGGCAAAGCTCGAGTTTCAGGGTACAGACCCGATGAGCGCAGTGATCCTGAGCCTGCTGGAGCCCGAGACCCAG GACATTCCCTCCGGTTGGACCTTCCCGGTCGCCTCCATCTGCGGCGTCAG CGCCTCGAAGCGGGACGGGCGCTGCTGCTTCCTCTACGCGCTTCCCCCGGCTCAGGACGTCCAGCTGTACTTTCCCAGCGTAGGCCACTGCCAGTG GTTCTGCGGCTTGATCCAAGCCTTGGTGACGAATCCGGATTCCACGGCACCCgtggaggaggcagagagagtAGGGGAGGTGCTGGAG TTTGATTACGAATACACCGAGATGGGCGAGCGGCTGGTGCTGGGCAAGGGCACGTACGGGGTGGTGTATGCGGGCCGCGACAGGCACACGCGGGTACGCATCGCCATTAAGGAGATCCCGGAGCGAGACAGCAG GTTCTCTCAACCCCTCCATGAAGAGATTGCTCTGCACAAACGCCTGCGCCACAAGAACATCGTGCGCTATCTGGGCTCAGCCAGCCAGGGCGGCTACCTCAAGATCTTCATGGAGGAAGTGCCTGGAG GCAGCCTGTCCTCCTTGCTGCGGACAGTGTGGGGACCCTTGCAGGACAACGAGAGCACCATCAGTTTCTACACCCGCCAGATCCTGCAGGGACTCAGCTACCTGCATGACAACCACATTGTGCATCGAGACATCAAA GGGGACAATGTGCTGATCAACACCTTCAGCGGACTGCTAAAGATTTCTGACTTCGGCACCTCCAAGCGGCTGGCAGGCATCACACCCTGCACCGAGACCTTCACag GGACCCTACAGTATATGGCTCCAGAAATCATTGACCAGGGCCCACGAGGTTATGGGAAAGCAGCTGACATCTGGTCATTGGGCTGCACTGTAATTGAGATGGCCACAGGTCGCCCACCCTTCCATGAGCTAGGGAGCCCACAGGCTGCAATGTTTCAG GTGGGCATGTACAAGGTGCATCCGCCAATGCCCAATTCTCTGTCAGCAGAGGCCCAAGCCTTCCTCCTCCGAACTTTTGAGCCAAACCCCCGTGTCCGAGCCAGTGCTCAAGCACTGCTGGGAGACCCCTTCCTTCAGCCTGGGAAGAAGAGCCGCAGTCCCGGCTCCCCCCAACATGCCCTGCGGCCCTCAG ATGCCCCTTCAGCGAGCCCTACTCCTTCAGCTGACTCCACCACCCAGTCCCAGACATTCCCACGTCCTCAGGCAACCCCTCAGCACCCACCCAGTCCCCCGAAGCGCTGCCTCAGTTATGGGGACACCAGCCAACTCCG GGTGCCTGAGGAGCCCGGGGCCGAGGACTCCGCGTGCCCCGAGGAGAGTTCGGGAATGAGCCTGCTGCACCAAGAGAGCAAGCGCCGGGCCATGCTGGCGGCTGTACTGGAGCAGGAGCTGCCCACTCTGGCGGAGCAGCTGTGCCTGGAGCGGGACCAG gatccCCGGCTGGGCAGGAATCACGTGGAAGAGCTACTGCGCTGCCTTGGGGCGCATATCCACACTCCCAACCGCCGGCGGCTGGCCCAGGAGCTGCGCGCGCTCCAAGGGCAGCTTCAGGCCCAGGGCATTGGGCCCGCGCTTCTGCACGCACCGCTCTTCGCCTTCCCAGACGTG gtGAAACAGATCCTCCGCAGGCGCCAGATCCGTCCACACTGGATGTTCGTGCTGGACTCGCTGCTCAGCCGCGCTGTACGGGCAGCCCTGGCGGTGCTGGGCCCAG AGGTGAAGGACGCAGTCCCACCGAAGTCAAAGGAGGCCAGTAAAGAAGAGGAGTCCCAGCTAAAGCAGCAGGAGACCTCAGTGCATCTGAGCCGGCTTCCTGGGGAACCAGAGCAGGAACCCACACCTCTGGTAGTGCAATTGGGCCTTTTGAGAGCAGAGACTGACAG GCTTCGACGCGTCCTGGCTGAGAAGGAACGGGAGTGCCAGGCCCTGGTGCAACAAGCTCTACAGCGGGTGAATGGGGAGGCCAGAACCTGTGTCCTAGCCTCAGCACCCCCAT CTGCTCTCACAGTGGACCAGGGCCTGGTGCTGTGGCTACAGGAACTGAACGTGGATTCAGGCACCATCCAGACGGTGAGGGGGAGAGAACTTGACTCCCACCAACCAAAGACCCCTCCTCTGCCTATCTTTCAGCTCTTTTCACTTTCTCCTCTGATACAGAGAATTTCAGTACTGGAAGAGCACTTAGTATCCCCCGCCTATCacgcagatgagaaaactaaggcccagaAAAGGGTGCGATCTGCCCTAGCACGTCGGTAG
- the MAP3K6 gene encoding mitogen-activated protein kinase kinase kinase 6 isoform X5 — protein sequence MTNNVLLCSQADLPDLQALREDVFQKNSDCAGSYTLIPYVVTATGRVLCGDAGLLKGLADGLVQARAGTEALLTPLVGRLARLLEATPTDSCGYFRETIRQDIRQARERFSGQQLRQELARLQRRLDSMELLSLDIIMNLLLSYRDVQDYSAIIELVETLQALPTCDVAEQHNVCFHYAFALNRRNRRGDREKALAVLLPLVQFEGSVAPDLYCMCGRVYKDMFFSSGFQDPGHREQAYYWYRKAFDTEPSLHSGINAAVLLIAAGQRFEDSEELQLIGMKLGCLLARKGCLEKMQYYWDVGFYLGAQILANDLAQVALAAEQLYKLNAPIWYLVSVMETFLLYQHFRPTPETLGGPLHRAHFWLHFLLQSCQPLKTACPQGDQCLVLVLEMNKVLLPAKLEFQGTDPMSAVILSLLEPETQDIPSGWTFPVASICGVSASKRDGRCCFLYALPPAQDVQLYFPSVGHCQWFCGLIQALVTNPDSTAPVEEAERVGEVLEFDYEYTEMGERLVLGKGTYGVVYAGRDRHTRVRIAIKEIPERDSRFSQPLHEEIALHKRLRHKNIVRYLGSASQGGYLKIFMEEVPGGSLSSLLRTVWGPLQDNESTISFYTRQILQGLSYLHDNHIVHRDIKGDNVLINTFSGLLKISDFGTSKRLAGITPCTETFTGTLQYMAPEIIDQGPRGYGKAADIWSLGCTVIEMATGRPPFHELGSPQAAMFQVGMYKVHPPMPNSLSAEAQAFLLRTFEPNPRVRASAQALLGDPFLQPGKKSRSPGSPQHALRPSDAPSASPTPSADSTTQSQTFPRPQATPQHPPSPPKRCLSYGDTSQLRVPEEPGAEDSACPEESSGMSLLHQESKRRAMLAAVLEQELPTLAEQLCLERDQDPRLGRNHVEELLRCLGAHIHTPNRRRLAQELRALQGQLQAQGIGPALLHAPLFAFPDVVKQILRRRQIRPHWMFVLDSLLSRAVRAALAVLGPEVKDAVPPKSKEASKEEESQLKQQETSVHLSRLPGEPEQEPTPLVVQLGLLRAETDRLRRVLAEKERECQALVQQALQRVNGEARTCVLASAPPSALTVDQGLVLWLQELNVDSGTIQTVRGRELDSHQPKTPPLPIFQLFSLSPLIQRISVLEEHLVSPAYHADEKTKAQKRVRSALARR from the exons ATGACCAACAACGTGCTGCTCTGCTCCCAGGCTGACCTCCCTGACCTGCAGGCCCTGCGG GAGGATGTTTTCCAGAAGAACTCC GATTGCGCTGGCAGCTACACATTGATCCCCTATGTGGTGACAGCCACTGGTCGGGTGCTGTGTGGTGACGCAGGCCTCCTGAAGGGCCTGGCTGATGGGCTAGTACAGGCCAGGGCAGGCACAGAGGCTCTGCTCACACCCCTGGTAGGCCGGCTTGCCCGCCTGCTGGAGGCCACGCCTACGGACTCTTG TGGCTATTTTCGGGAGACCATTCGGCAGGACATCCGACAGGCACGGGAGAGGTTCAGTGGGCAGCAGCTGCGGCAGGAGCTGGCCCGCCTGCAGCGGAGACTGGACAGCATGGAGCTGCTGAGCTTGGATATCATCATGAACCTGCTGCTCTCCTATCGTGATGTGCAG GACTACTCAGCCATCATTGAGCTGGTGGAGACACTGCAGGCCTTGCCCACCTGTGATGTGGCTGAGCAGCACAACGTCTGCTTCCACTACGCATTTGCCCTCAACCG GAGGAACAGGAGGGGGGACCGGGAGAAGGCCCTGGCTGTGCTGCTGCCACTGGTACAGTTTGAGGGCTCAGTGGCACCTGACCTGTACTGCATGTGTGGCCGTGTCTACAAGGACATGTTCTTCAGCTCTGGCTTCCAGGATCCTGGGCACCGGGAGCAGGCCTATTACTG gtaTCGCAAAGCTTTTGATACAGAGCCCAGCCTCCACTCGGGCATCAATGCAGCTGTGCTCCTCATTGCCGCTGGGCAGCGCTTTGAGGACTCCGAGGAGCTTCAGCTTATAG GCATGAAGCTGGGCTGCCTGCTGGCTCGAAAAGGCTGTTTGGAGAAGATGCAATATTACTGGGATGTAGGCTTCTACCTGGGAGCTCAGATCCTTGCCAATGACCTTGCCCAGGTGGCACTGGCTGCAGAGCAGCTGTACAAGCTCAATGCCCCCATTTG GTACCTGGTGTCTGTGATGGAAACCTTCCTGCTGTACCAGCACTTCAGACCCACACCAGAGACTCTTGGAGGCCCCCTACACCGTGCCCACTTCTGGCTCCATTTCTTGCTACAGTCCTGCCAGCCACTCAAGACGGCCTGTCCCCAAGGGGACCAGTGCTTG GTGCTGGTGCTGGAGATGAACAAGGTGTTGCTGCCGGCAAAGCTCGAGTTTCAGGGTACAGACCCGATGAGCGCAGTGATCCTGAGCCTGCTGGAGCCCGAGACCCAG GACATTCCCTCCGGTTGGACCTTCCCGGTCGCCTCCATCTGCGGCGTCAG CGCCTCGAAGCGGGACGGGCGCTGCTGCTTCCTCTACGCGCTTCCCCCGGCTCAGGACGTCCAGCTGTACTTTCCCAGCGTAGGCCACTGCCAGTG GTTCTGCGGCTTGATCCAAGCCTTGGTGACGAATCCGGATTCCACGGCACCCgtggaggaggcagagagagtAGGGGAGGTGCTGGAG TTTGATTACGAATACACCGAGATGGGCGAGCGGCTGGTGCTGGGCAAGGGCACGTACGGGGTGGTGTATGCGGGCCGCGACAGGCACACGCGGGTACGCATCGCCATTAAGGAGATCCCGGAGCGAGACAGCAG GTTCTCTCAACCCCTCCATGAAGAGATTGCTCTGCACAAACGCCTGCGCCACAAGAACATCGTGCGCTATCTGGGCTCAGCCAGCCAGGGCGGCTACCTCAAGATCTTCATGGAGGAAGTGCCTGGAG GCAGCCTGTCCTCCTTGCTGCGGACAGTGTGGGGACCCTTGCAGGACAACGAGAGCACCATCAGTTTCTACACCCGCCAGATCCTGCAGGGACTCAGCTACCTGCATGACAACCACATTGTGCATCGAGACATCAAA GGGGACAATGTGCTGATCAACACCTTCAGCGGACTGCTAAAGATTTCTGACTTCGGCACCTCCAAGCGGCTGGCAGGCATCACACCCTGCACCGAGACCTTCACag GGACCCTACAGTATATGGCTCCAGAAATCATTGACCAGGGCCCACGAGGTTATGGGAAAGCAGCTGACATCTGGTCATTGGGCTGCACTGTAATTGAGATGGCCACAGGTCGCCCACCCTTCCATGAGCTAGGGAGCCCACAGGCTGCAATGTTTCAG GTGGGCATGTACAAGGTGCATCCGCCAATGCCCAATTCTCTGTCAGCAGAGGCCCAAGCCTTCCTCCTCCGAACTTTTGAGCCAAACCCCCGTGTCCGAGCCAGTGCTCAAGCACTGCTGGGAGACCCCTTCCTTCAGCCTGGGAAGAAGAGCCGCAGTCCCGGCTCCCCCCAACATGCCCTGCGGCCCTCAG ATGCCCCTTCAGCGAGCCCTACTCCTTCAGCTGACTCCACCACCCAGTCCCAGACATTCCCACGTCCTCAGGCAACCCCTCAGCACCCACCCAGTCCCCCGAAGCGCTGCCTCAGTTATGGGGACACCAGCCAACTCCG GGTGCCTGAGGAGCCCGGGGCCGAGGACTCCGCGTGCCCCGAGGAGAGTTCGGGAATGAGCCTGCTGCACCAAGAGAGCAAGCGCCGGGCCATGCTGGCGGCTGTACTGGAGCAGGAGCTGCCCACTCTGGCGGAGCAGCTGTGCCTGGAGCGGGACCAG gatccCCGGCTGGGCAGGAATCACGTGGAAGAGCTACTGCGCTGCCTTGGGGCGCATATCCACACTCCCAACCGCCGGCGGCTGGCCCAGGAGCTGCGCGCGCTCCAAGGGCAGCTTCAGGCCCAGGGCATTGGGCCCGCGCTTCTGCACGCACCGCTCTTCGCCTTCCCAGACGTG gtGAAACAGATCCTCCGCAGGCGCCAGATCCGTCCACACTGGATGTTCGTGCTGGACTCGCTGCTCAGCCGCGCTGTACGGGCAGCCCTGGCGGTGCTGGGCCCAG AGGTGAAGGACGCAGTCCCACCGAAGTCAAAGGAGGCCAGTAAAGAAGAGGAGTCCCAGCTAAAGCAGCAGGAGACCTCAGTGCATCTGAGCCGGCTTCCTGGGGAACCAGAGCAGGAACCCACACCTCTGGTAGTGCAATTGGGCCTTTTGAGAGCAGAGACTGACAG GCTTCGACGCGTCCTGGCTGAGAAGGAACGGGAGTGCCAGGCCCTGGTGCAACAAGCTCTACAGCGGGTGAATGGGGAGGCCAGAACCTGTGTCCTAGCCTCAGCACCCCCAT CTGCTCTCACAGTGGACCAGGGCCTGGTGCTGTGGCTACAGGAACTGAACGTGGATTCAGGCACCATCCAGACGGTGAGGGGGAGAGAACTTGACTCCCACCAACCAAAGACCCCTCCTCTGCCTATCTTTCAGCTCTTTTCACTTTCTCCTCTGATACAGAGAATTTCAGTACTGGAAGAGCACTTAGTATCCCCCGCCTATCacgcagatgagaaaactaaggcccagaAAAGGGTGCGATCTGCCCTAGCACGTCGGTAG